One Sphingobacteruim zhuxiongii DNA window includes the following coding sequences:
- the mfd gene encoding transcription-repair coupling factor, with product MNVQDLLEKYRQSEQVNSLKERIQARNPKIQLKGLIGSSDAMLAAALYTEEKRMNVFILPNHEDASFFLSDLESLFDKQILFFPSSYKKAFDISLLDSAHVLQRAETLSSLNHNSELPRIVVTYPDAICEKVINKQDLEKNTLEITQNIKLSIDFINEFLYEYDFERVDFVYEPGQFAIRGGIVDIFSFSNDLPYRIEFFGDEIESIRTFDIESQLSVSKIHTVTIVPNVQAKFLSANHISLLEYIDKNALVWIKDVQYTLEIIKEGYSNSSKFWKALSEQDLKRNPDWIDPRFTFTDEKNFAAMLFEFAVIEFGKQFYYKPDLTLSFDIHPQPSFNKDFNLLIHNFHENEKHAIKNLIFSDSTKQIERIYAILDDLDKSITFTPIYKALREGFRDDERKLACYTDHQIFDRYYKYKRRKGYERSQAITLKELSELKPGDYITHIDHGVGKYAGLEKVDVNGKTQEMIRLMYADSDLLYVNINSLNRISKYSGKEGTVPKMNKLGTDTWEKLKKTTKKKVKDIARDLILLYAKRKAQTGNAFSPDTYLQRELEASFIYEDTPDQEKATNDVKKDMESPHPMDRLVCGDVGFGKTEVAIRAAFKAVADSKQVAVLVPTTILALQHFRTFSERIKGLPANIDYINRFKSSKQIKDTLKRLEEGKIDIIIGTHRLVSKDVKFKDLGLMIIDEEQKFGVSVKEKLKVMRANVDSLTLTATPIPRTLHFSLMGARDLSIISTPPPNRQPVQTELHVFNEELIKESVSYEIDRAGQVFFIHNRVADLPQLGLLIRKLVPGARVGIAHGQLEGDELEDVMLKFINHEYDVLIATTIIEAGLDIPNANTIIINQAHMFGLSDLHQMRGRVGRSNKKAFCYLLSPPLSTLTNEAYKRLSAIEEFAELGSGFNVAMRDLDIRGSGNLLGAEQSGFIAEIGFEMYNKILDEAVQELKDDEFGELFADDKDRKYVSFTQIDTDLEVLIPDEYVTNISERYNLYNDIAKLKNEGELQVFEKEMIDRFGPIPAPVFELFNTLRLQWLGKEIGLEKISYKKETLKGFFVSNTKSSYYQSEQFGKVLTFVQNHASISNLKEVKGQLRIAISNVNSIEYAIHLLSEIK from the coding sequence GTGAACGTCCAAGACCTCTTAGAAAAATATAGACAATCTGAACAAGTAAATTCCCTAAAGGAAAGAATTCAAGCGCGTAATCCGAAGATTCAACTTAAAGGATTAATTGGTTCCTCCGACGCGATGCTCGCAGCGGCGCTTTATACCGAGGAGAAAAGAATGAATGTCTTCATCCTTCCAAATCATGAAGATGCCTCTTTCTTTTTGAGCGACCTTGAAAGCTTGTTTGATAAACAAATATTATTTTTTCCATCATCCTACAAAAAGGCTTTCGATATCAGTCTACTAGATAGTGCACATGTACTACAGCGTGCTGAGACGCTCAGTTCACTGAACCACAACTCGGAACTGCCGCGTATTGTTGTCACCTATCCGGACGCAATTTGTGAGAAGGTGATCAATAAACAGGACCTAGAGAAAAACACACTCGAGATTACCCAGAATATAAAACTCAGTATAGATTTCATTAATGAATTTCTCTACGAGTATGATTTTGAGCGTGTAGATTTCGTCTATGAACCTGGACAATTTGCTATTCGTGGAGGAATCGTAGATATCTTTTCGTTTTCAAACGATTTACCCTATCGTATTGAATTTTTTGGCGACGAAATTGAAAGTATTCGAACTTTTGACATTGAGTCGCAATTATCGGTCAGCAAGATTCATACAGTAACTATCGTTCCGAATGTACAAGCAAAGTTTCTTTCTGCAAATCATATATCATTACTGGAGTATATCGATAAAAATGCGCTGGTTTGGATTAAAGATGTGCAGTACACTTTGGAGATCATTAAAGAGGGCTACAGCAACAGTTCTAAATTCTGGAAAGCACTATCTGAACAAGATTTAAAGCGCAATCCCGATTGGATTGACCCGCGTTTTACGTTTACAGATGAGAAGAATTTCGCAGCAATGCTCTTTGAATTTGCTGTAATCGAATTTGGAAAACAATTCTATTACAAACCAGACCTGACGTTAAGTTTCGATATACATCCACAGCCATCTTTCAACAAAGACTTTAATTTGTTGATTCATAATTTCCATGAAAATGAGAAGCATGCGATTAAGAATTTGATATTCTCGGATTCGACGAAACAAATCGAGCGAATCTATGCCATTCTCGATGATCTGGATAAGAGCATTACCTTCACTCCAATATATAAAGCACTTCGGGAGGGATTTCGTGATGACGAACGAAAATTAGCTTGTTATACAGATCATCAAATTTTTGATCGTTACTACAAATATAAACGTCGTAAAGGTTATGAGCGTTCGCAAGCAATCACGCTAAAAGAACTTAGTGAGTTAAAGCCTGGTGATTACATTACACATATCGACCATGGAGTTGGTAAATATGCCGGCTTGGAGAAAGTGGATGTCAATGGGAAAACCCAAGAGATGATCCGCCTAATGTATGCCGATAGTGACTTATTATATGTAAACATAAACTCGCTAAACCGCATCTCGAAATATTCGGGTAAAGAAGGCACAGTGCCTAAGATGAATAAATTAGGGACGGACACTTGGGAGAAACTAAAGAAAACAACGAAGAAAAAGGTTAAAGATATTGCCCGCGACCTCATTCTTTTATATGCCAAGCGTAAAGCGCAAACGGGTAATGCCTTTAGCCCAGACACTTACTTACAACGTGAATTGGAGGCATCATTCATTTATGAAGATACTCCAGATCAAGAAAAGGCGACCAACGATGTCAAGAAGGACATGGAATCACCACACCCTATGGACCGTCTTGTCTGTGGTGATGTAGGATTCGGTAAAACCGAAGTTGCCATTCGAGCGGCATTTAAGGCTGTTGCTGACAGCAAACAAGTTGCTGTATTGGTACCAACAACTATTTTGGCTTTGCAGCACTTTAGAACCTTTTCTGAACGAATCAAAGGACTACCAGCGAACATCGACTATATCAACCGATTCAAGTCTTCAAAACAGATTAAAGATACCTTAAAACGACTAGAGGAAGGAAAGATTGATATTATTATCGGCACACATCGACTAGTGAGTAAAGATGTCAAGTTTAAAGATCTAGGTTTGATGATTATCGATGAGGAACAAAAGTTCGGTGTTTCTGTTAAAGAGAAATTAAAGGTTATGCGCGCAAACGTTGACTCATTAACTTTAACCGCAACACCAATCCCTAGGACTTTACATTTCTCTTTAATGGGTGCTCGAGATTTAAGTATTATATCAACTCCTCCACCCAACAGACAACCAGTTCAGACTGAATTGCATGTTTTCAACGAGGAACTGATTAAGGAGTCTGTGAGCTATGAGATTGACCGTGCAGGTCAAGTATTCTTTATCCATAACCGGGTTGCAGATTTACCGCAATTGGGACTACTTATTCGTAAGTTGGTTCCTGGCGCTCGCGTTGGTATCGCTCATGGGCAGCTCGAAGGAGATGAACTCGAAGACGTTATGTTGAAGTTCATCAACCACGAGTACGATGTATTAATTGCGACTACAATTATTGAAGCTGGATTAGATATACCGAATGCAAATACGATTATCATTAATCAAGCACACATGTTTGGCTTGAGCGATTTACACCAAATGCGTGGTCGTGTGGGCCGTTCAAATAAGAAAGCATTCTGCTATTTGCTGAGCCCTCCTTTATCGACATTAACAAACGAAGCATATAAGCGACTTTCGGCTATTGAAGAGTTTGCAGAATTGGGTTCGGGTTTCAATGTAGCAATGCGCGATTTGGATATTAGAGGATCTGGTAATTTATTAGGTGCTGAGCAATCTGGTTTTATTGCCGAGATTGGTTTCGAAATGTATAACAAGATTCTCGATGAGGCCGTTCAAGAGTTGAAGGATGATGAATTTGGAGAATTGTTTGCAGATGATAAAGACCGAAAATATGTATCCTTTACGCAAATTGACACCGACTTGGAAGTCCTTATACCTGATGAATATGTGACAAACATATCCGAACGTTATAACTTGTATAATGATATTGCGAAGTTGAAGAACGAAGGCGAACTTCAAGTATTTGAGAAAGAAATGATTGATCGATTTGGTCCAATTCCTGCGCCAGTATTTGAGCTTTTCAACACCCTACGATTGCAATGGCTAGGGAAAGAAATAGGTCTTGAGAAAATTTCTTATAAGAAAGAAACGTTAAAAGGCTTCTTCGTTAGCAATACCAAATCTAGTTACTATCAATCTGAACAGTTTGGAAAAGTATTAACTTTTGTTCAAAACCATGCTAGCATTAGTAATCTAAAAGAAGTGAAAGGGCAGTTACGCATCGCTATTAGCAATGTCAATAGCATCGAATATGCCATTCATTTACTTTCAGAAATAAAATAG
- a CDS encoding M14 family metallopeptidase, with protein sequence MKKLLLFLLCVCYSTSYAQIKSPAEFLGYQVGTKVTPHWKILTYFDHIASQFPNQVKSEDYGTSVEGRPMRVYYISSAANISRLEEIRTNNLRLAHAIDGNAQGTTPAIIWMSNNVHGNETSSAEAAMMTLYELVNPANAKAKGWLEKSLVIIDPSLNPDGTDRYANFHNGVIGKNYNPDLYAREHREPWPGGRYNHYYFDLNRDWAWQTQAESTQRAVIYNKWLPHIHVDFHEQGINSPYYFPPAAEPFHEVITPWQREFQTTIGKHNAQYFDSKGWLYFTKERFDLFYPSYGDTYPLYSGAIGMTYEKAGNGSAGLGVYLDNRDTLTLVDRAIQHHASGLNVVDVVSAHADKVVEEFKKFANDAVAGKLSSYHTYVIKYDSNNEGRIRALMNLMDKNKINYYSATGGIKGLDYFSKKEQSYNLTENDLVIPGSQAKAALIRVLFEPDAKLTDSVTYDITAWSLPYVYGVPAIASQNKLTNLKAYQLPNVNNTLSAGFGYAIKWNGFSAAQLTAALLKNKVKIKSSEQSFKIANEEFPKGSILIMKNANQAVNLEKILKEQADRLQVKVYNLSSGIVEGGKDLGSSDVKTLKAPKVMMFAGEGLRATNVGEVWHYFDEQLDYPIALVNPADFSRVKWNEIDVLVMSNGSYPFLRDKAQSAAFASWLNAGGKVIALESAVGQLASQEWSNLKTLKQDSAGQSKSSPLKKYGDRERESLKEYTAGAIYKVTFDQSHPLMFGIKDYFTLKQDANLYQYLDDSKGWNIGYIGENAKMSGFVGNTLAKKLKNGLLFAEQKVGQGTVIYLTDNVLFRNFWENGKVIMANAVFLTAD encoded by the coding sequence ATGAAGAAATTACTACTTTTCCTGTTATGTGTATGTTACTCTACTAGTTATGCACAAATAAAGAGTCCTGCTGAGTTTTTAGGCTATCAAGTCGGAACAAAAGTAACACCTCATTGGAAGATCTTAACCTATTTTGATCACATCGCCAGTCAATTTCCAAATCAAGTGAAATCTGAAGACTACGGCACCTCAGTTGAAGGGCGACCGATGCGCGTTTATTACATCTCTTCAGCGGCAAATATCAGTCGATTGGAAGAGATTCGTACAAATAATCTACGTCTTGCCCATGCAATAGATGGTAATGCGCAAGGAACAACCCCAGCAATTATTTGGATGAGTAATAATGTACATGGAAATGAAACCTCATCGGCGGAGGCTGCTATGATGACCTTATATGAACTTGTTAATCCAGCAAACGCTAAAGCGAAGGGTTGGTTGGAAAAGTCATTGGTCATTATTGATCCTAGCTTGAATCCAGATGGTACAGACCGATATGCGAACTTTCATAATGGGGTTATTGGGAAAAATTACAATCCTGACCTTTATGCCCGCGAGCATCGGGAACCATGGCCCGGAGGACGATATAACCATTATTATTTTGACTTAAATCGTGATTGGGCTTGGCAGACGCAAGCAGAGAGTACGCAGCGCGCTGTGATTTATAATAAATGGCTACCGCATATTCATGTTGATTTCCACGAACAAGGGATCAATTCACCATATTATTTTCCTCCGGCAGCAGAGCCTTTCCATGAGGTAATCACGCCATGGCAAAGAGAGTTTCAAACGACTATTGGTAAGCACAATGCACAATATTTCGACTCAAAAGGCTGGTTGTATTTTACGAAAGAACGTTTCGATTTATTCTATCCTTCTTACGGGGATACTTATCCACTTTATTCTGGTGCGATTGGTATGACCTACGAAAAGGCAGGAAATGGATCAGCTGGCTTGGGCGTGTATTTAGATAATCGAGATACTTTAACGCTAGTCGATCGCGCGATTCAACATCATGCATCCGGACTAAATGTAGTGGATGTCGTGTCTGCCCATGCCGATAAAGTAGTCGAAGAGTTTAAAAAGTTTGCAAATGATGCTGTAGCAGGGAAATTGTCGTCCTACCACACCTATGTAATCAAATACGATTCTAATAATGAAGGCCGAATTAGAGCATTAATGAATCTGATGGATAAGAATAAAATTAATTATTATTCTGCTACAGGAGGAATTAAAGGGCTGGATTATTTTAGCAAGAAAGAACAATCGTATAATTTAACCGAGAATGATTTAGTTATTCCTGGAAGCCAAGCTAAGGCAGCATTAATTCGCGTTCTATTTGAACCGGATGCTAAATTAACGGATTCTGTAACCTATGATATAACTGCATGGTCACTACCTTATGTTTATGGAGTTCCGGCAATTGCTTCACAGAATAAACTAACAAACTTAAAAGCCTATCAGCTGCCCAATGTGAATAATACGTTGAGTGCTGGTTTCGGTTATGCAATTAAATGGAATGGCTTTTCTGCAGCCCAATTAACAGCTGCGTTATTGAAGAATAAAGTTAAAATCAAATCTTCAGAGCAATCTTTTAAAATCGCTAATGAAGAGTTTCCTAAAGGTTCCATTCTGATTATGAAAAATGCGAATCAAGCGGTTAATTTAGAAAAGATACTGAAAGAACAGGCGGATCGCTTGCAAGTGAAAGTCTATAATCTGAGTTCAGGGATAGTTGAAGGCGGTAAAGATTTAGGGAGCTCAGACGTAAAAACCTTAAAAGCACCTAAAGTAATGATGTTTGCTGGCGAAGGATTGCGTGCAACGAATGTTGGAGAAGTATGGCATTATTTTGATGAGCAACTAGATTACCCAATCGCATTAGTGAATCCAGCGGATTTTTCACGCGTTAAATGGAATGAAATCGATGTGTTAGTAATGTCTAATGGTAGTTATCCATTTTTACGCGATAAGGCACAATCAGCTGCTTTTGCATCTTGGTTAAATGCAGGAGGGAAAGTGATCGCATTAGAATCGGCAGTCGGACAGTTGGCTTCGCAAGAGTGGAGCAATTTGAAAACGTTGAAACAAGATAGTGCAGGCCAGTCGAAATCAAGCCCGCTTAAAAAATATGGTGATCGTGAGCGCGAGTCTTTGAAAGAATATACTGCTGGAGCGATCTATAAGGTTACTTTCGATCAATCACATCCTTTGATGTTTGGAATCAAGGATTATTTCACATTAAAGCAAGATGCCAATCTATACCAGTATCTAGATGATAGTAAGGGGTGGAATATTGGTTATATCGGTGAAAATGCCAAAATGAGTGGTTTTGTTGGAAACACGCTAGCCAAAAAACTAAAGAATGGATTACTGTTTGCGGAACAAAAAGTAGGACAGGGTACTGTAATTTACTTAACGGATAATGTGTTATTCCGTAATTTTTGGGAGAACGGAAAGGTGATCATGGCTAATGCAGTTTTCCTAACGGCAGATTAA
- a CDS encoding trans-sulfuration enzyme family protein yields the protein MSHLETNLIHQGKQFNESKAVVTPIYQTSTYFADEDLQQYIVAATETKHPTFYHRHGNPTNSQAAAIIAGLEKTEDALLLATGMAAISTAILAVVKAGDHIVTQNSLYSGAMLFFKEFLSDYGVSVTHVDQKDNEAFERAIQENTKLIYIETPSNPNLDITDLAFIGELGKKHHIMTMVDNTFASPINQTPKDFGIDVVVHSATKYLGGHSDLTAGAICGSKDYIHSAWRRSLVLGASLSPFDSWLLLRGLKTLSMRVKQINSNASELAKWFEQQPAIKHVAYIGLNSHPQYELAQKQMRGGTGMLCIEVIGDEEQAYIHAQSILNKLQIFANAASLGGVESLVVHPASMWGSHHDKTQKKTSGITPGMLRISVGIEHIDDLIADFENALAEIK from the coding sequence ATGTCACATTTAGAGACCAACCTTATACATCAAGGGAAACAGTTTAACGAGAGTAAAGCTGTGGTTACCCCCATATATCAGACTTCAACTTATTTTGCCGACGAAGATTTACAACAATACATCGTTGCCGCAACGGAAACAAAGCACCCTACTTTTTATCATCGTCATGGCAATCCTACGAATTCACAAGCAGCGGCAATCATTGCTGGTTTGGAAAAAACGGAAGATGCATTGCTGTTGGCAACAGGAATGGCAGCAATAAGCACGGCAATTCTGGCGGTTGTAAAAGCTGGAGATCATATTGTAACCCAAAACTCGCTGTATTCTGGTGCTATGCTCTTCTTTAAAGAATTCTTGAGCGACTATGGCGTTTCAGTAACACATGTCGATCAGAAAGACAATGAAGCATTCGAGCGCGCAATTCAAGAAAACACAAAACTTATATACATTGAAACCCCATCCAATCCGAATTTAGATATTACGGATTTGGCTTTTATTGGTGAACTCGGAAAGAAGCATCACATTATGACGATGGTCGACAATACCTTCGCCTCTCCTATCAATCAAACACCCAAAGATTTTGGAATTGATGTCGTTGTTCATAGTGCAACAAAATATTTAGGTGGACACTCTGACCTGACTGCAGGTGCAATTTGCGGTAGTAAAGATTATATCCACAGTGCATGGAGAAGATCTTTAGTATTAGGTGCGTCGCTAAGTCCTTTTGACTCTTGGTTACTTCTCCGAGGGTTAAAAACGCTTTCCATGCGTGTCAAACAGATTAACAGCAATGCTTCTGAGTTAGCAAAATGGTTTGAACAGCAGCCTGCAATAAAACATGTTGCTTATATCGGACTTAACTCCCATCCTCAATATGAACTTGCACAAAAACAAATGCGTGGTGGAACAGGAATGTTATGCATCGAAGTCATTGGTGATGAAGAACAAGCTTACATTCACGCGCAATCGATATTGAATAAGTTACAAATCTTTGCGAACGCAGCGAGCCTAGGTGGTGTCGAATCTCTAGTTGTTCACCCTGCAAGCATGTGGGGAAGTCATCATGATAAAACACAAAAGAAAACTTCTGGGATAACGCCCGGTATGCTCCGAATATCAGTTGGAATTGAGCATATCGACGATTTAATAGCTGATTTTGAGAATGCTTTAGCTGAAATAAAATAG
- a CDS encoding RNA polymerase sigma factor gives MNAHELDLNMDQFELFQAGDEKVFKLVFDRYHKILFRYSNAILKDVEKSEELVHTAFIQLFKYKSRIVGPSELYPYIFVTTKRLLARTFRDKVQLLHAQFDQGYNFDIPCDKTEQEIQSRDLKGILNKLIDQLPQKQSEIYRLSKIQGYSYDEISSMTGSSRNTIKNQLISASKKIKSSIEKFYFLIIYFFFF, from the coding sequence ATGAACGCACATGAATTAGATCTTAATATGGATCAGTTTGAACTTTTTCAAGCCGGTGATGAGAAAGTATTCAAATTAGTATTTGATCGATATCATAAGATTCTATTCAGATATTCCAACGCTATTTTAAAAGATGTTGAAAAAAGTGAGGAATTAGTACATACGGCTTTCATTCAACTTTTTAAATACAAATCCCGTATTGTTGGCCCCTCCGAGTTATATCCCTACATATTTGTCACTACAAAAAGACTGCTAGCTCGCACCTTTAGAGATAAGGTACAACTACTTCACGCACAATTTGATCAAGGATACAACTTCGACATTCCCTGTGATAAAACTGAACAAGAAATACAATCCCGTGATTTAAAAGGTATTCTCAATAAGTTAATTGATCAACTTCCACAGAAGCAAAGCGAAATCTATAGGTTAAGCAAAATTCAAGGCTATTCTTACGATGAAATCTCATCAATGACTGGCAGTTCTAGAAACACGATCAAAAATCAGCTAATCAGCGCTTCCAAGAAAATAAAAAGTAGTATTGAAAAATTCTACTTCCTCATTATCTACTTTTTTTTCTTCTAG
- a CDS encoding FecR family protein has protein sequence MKKEQLKYLIEKYQQNQLTAAELRLLKDFTQEDQFMTLFEQVAEELYLEQGNIEIGVDSENLYRNISQEIYLKKREPKPIKSKIVLLVASVAALALIAFYFVQKQNDLHSKELAIATDQNMPILPGGAKARLVLENGDEVDLASLASDTTLQLAGYKIHKNAQGELIYSLDNPASEGLYNTIVTPKGGEYNLNLPDGSRIFVNASSRIRYPLKFDKNKREIELDGEAYFEVKRMTQGNNAIPFIVKTREQTLTVLGTSFNINCYHEAIETTLVEGKVQLNYPNDKRSLLSPNQQARYVAKKDLLNIKEIDPFYTIAWKNGTFAFENATLNTVMSDLARWYDVEIDYRGNVSNIRFSGTISKYENIEKVLKAIELTGTVKFKIQERRIIVMS, from the coding sequence TTGAAAAAAGAACAGCTTAAATATCTCATTGAAAAATATCAGCAGAATCAATTAACTGCTGCTGAGCTTCGATTGCTAAAAGATTTTACTCAAGAGGATCAGTTTATGACCCTATTTGAACAAGTTGCCGAAGAGCTCTATCTAGAACAAGGAAATATAGAGATTGGCGTCGACTCAGAAAACCTTTATCGTAATATTTCTCAAGAGATTTATTTAAAAAAGCGTGAACCGAAACCTATCAAAAGTAAGATAGTTCTATTAGTCGCTTCAGTAGCTGCATTAGCCTTAATAGCTTTCTATTTTGTGCAAAAACAAAATGATCTGCATTCGAAAGAACTCGCGATAGCGACAGATCAAAACATGCCGATTCTTCCTGGAGGAGCAAAAGCAAGGCTAGTCTTAGAAAATGGTGATGAAGTTGATTTGGCTAGTTTAGCATCTGACACGACCCTACAGCTTGCTGGTTATAAAATTCATAAAAACGCTCAAGGAGAATTAATATACTCGCTCGATAATCCAGCTTCTGAAGGGTTATACAATACAATTGTAACTCCGAAAGGCGGAGAATATAATCTAAACCTGCCCGACGGTAGTCGAATCTTTGTCAATGCATCTTCTAGAATACGTTACCCTTTAAAGTTTGATAAAAATAAGAGAGAAATTGAGCTTGACGGCGAGGCATATTTTGAAGTAAAACGAATGACACAAGGCAATAATGCGATTCCTTTTATCGTCAAGACGCGAGAACAAACGCTAACAGTTCTCGGCACCTCATTTAACATTAACTGTTATCATGAAGCTATTGAAACGACACTCGTAGAAGGTAAAGTACAGTTAAACTATCCGAACGACAAACGCAGCTTACTCTCACCCAATCAACAAGCGCGTTATGTCGCTAAAAAGGATCTATTGAATATCAAAGAAATCGACCCTTTCTATACCATCGCTTGGAAGAATGGGACTTTTGCATTCGAAAACGCCACATTAAATACGGTGATGTCTGATTTAGCGAGATGGTATGACGTAGAGATTGATTATCGTGGTAACGTGTCTAACATTCGCTTTTCAGGAACCATCTCTAAGTATGAAAACATAGAAAAAGTTTTAAAAGCAATTGAACTTACGGGGACTGTGAAATTTAAAATTCAAGAAAGGAGGATAATTGTGATGAGCTAA